In Rutidosis leptorrhynchoides isolate AG116_Rl617_1_P2 chromosome 2, CSIRO_AGI_Rlap_v1, whole genome shotgun sequence, one genomic interval encodes:
- the LOC139889006 gene encoding F-box/kelch-repeat protein At3g06240-like: protein MTIAAFSLDIDKFREIGLPDSFNYDVDKFSRVFALGGKLVAILCDDLLSVCYELWVMEDYGVPKSWTKLCIFQNHIDLWSMFIAQVSNRDILLGNSHANQMLIYNMDERRCTSVTVEECEEVLVYGTYVESLESLKRFR from the coding sequence ATGACTATTGCTGCCTTTAGTTTAGATATTGACAAATTTCGTGAAATCGGGTTACCTGATTCATTCAATTATGATGTAGATAAGTTTTCCCGGGTCTTTGCTCTTGGTGGGAAATTAGTTGCTATTCTGTGTGATGATTTGCTCAGTGTCTGTTATGAATTGTGGGTGATGGAGGATTATGGGGTTCCTAAGTCCTGGACTAAACTTTGTATATTTCAAAATCATATCGATCTATGGTCTATGTTCATTGCTCAAGTCAGCAATCGGGATATTTTGTTGGGTAATAGTCATGCAAATCAAATGCTTATATACAATATGGATGAAAGAAGATGCACAAGTGTAACAGTTGAAGAGTGCGAAGAAGTGTTGGTTTATGGTACGTATGTTGAAAGTCTTGAATCACTTAAACGTTTCCGTTAG
- the LOC139889007 gene encoding F-box/kelch-repeat protein At3g23880-like — MSALNHLPPDLIEAVLPFLPPKSLGRIKSVSKRWYSLISSPNFIKTPSTHIQKFTKNNPNSDPTQLILVESDGESLYSVSIKQLNTQTSLETVKAKCLNLQELLLEIHGSCNGLVINSYIFDNLFLVNPTTRETLDFPFGKSSDETYGFGYDASAHDYKVISISRRDSDTKCKIVRVYSLRNNSCNMLTNFPYQLSNHHKLSSGVLLNNNLHWVVRTDAQQ; from the exons ATGTCTGCCCTAAACCACCTTCCACCGGACCTTATCGAAGCAGTTCTACCTTTTTTACCTCCTAAATCCCTAGGCCGTATCAAATCAGTTTCTAAACGATGGTACTCACTCATTTCCAGTCCCAATTTTATCAAGACCCcctcg acCCATATTCAAAAATTTACCAAAAACAACCCCAATTCTGACCCCACCCAACTGATTTTAGTGGAGTCCGATGGGGAGTCTCTCTACTCAGTCAGTATAAAACAACTCAACACCCAAACCTCACTTGAAACCGTTAAAGCTAAATGCCTGAATTTACAGGAACTATTGCTTGAGATACATGGGTCTTGCAACGGCCTTGTTATAAACAGTTATATATTTGATAACCTCTTTTTAGTCAATCCAACTACACGAGAGACCTTGGATTTTCCGTTTGGGAAAAGTAGTGATGAAACATATGGATTTGGTTATGATGCTTCAGCACATGATTATAAAGTAATCTCTATTTCTCGTAGGGATTCTGATACTAAATGCAAAATTGTACGCGTATATAGTTTACGTAACAACTCATGCAACATGTTGACTAATTTCCCTTACCAACTATCTAATCATCATAAACTAAGTTCTGGGGTACTCTTAAACAATAATCTTCACTGGGTCGTAAGAACAGACGCTCAACAATGA